Within Sporosarcina sp. PTS2304, the genomic segment GATGTTAATGGCGGTGCTGATCCCTGGAATTGGGGTTGTAAGGAATGGTTCCCAAAGCTGGATTGCGCTAGGACCTCTTAGTATACAACCTGCTGAATTCGTGAAAGTAGCATTGCTCGGGAAATTAGCAAGTAGTATGAAGAAAGACAAGAAGAAATCATTGCACTGGCAACATTTCGCATTGATTTTATTGCCGGCTACGTTGATTATGTTGCAACCAGATCTTGGTTCAGCCGTCATCATGATTGTCTCTGCATTTGTTATTCTGTTCTTGGCGGGTTATCCGTTGTCGTTTTTTATCTTTCTTTTCATTTCAGGCGTTGTTGCATTTATTGGTTTGATTTTAGCAGCACCTTACCGACTGGATCGTATTAAATCATATATTGATCCTTGGAATGATCCGCTCGGTACCGGATTTCAAAGTATACAGTCGCTGTTTGCTATAGCGCCAGGTGGATTGTTTGGACATGGCCTAGGTAATAGTCGCCAAAAATTTCTTTATTTGCCGGAGCCCCAAAATGATTTTATTTTCTCTATCATTGCTGAAGAAATTGGCTTTATCGGCGCAACTACTGTTATTTTGCTTTTTATTTTATTGCTCGCTTCTTCATTTGCCATTGCGATTCGCTTAACAAACTGGAATTCCTTTTTATTAGTATCAGGAATGATTTCGATGATTATGTTTCAAACGTTTTTAAATATGGGTGTCGTGTCGGGCTTGTTGCCGGTGACTGGAGTGACACTGCCATTCATAAGCTATGGCGGTTCTTCGTTATTGACTACATGGTTAGCTGTGGGAACTATTTTACATTTTTCAAAAGGTAAAGAGCAGGGATAGGAGGAGAACGGCAAATGGAAAAAGTGATTGATATTGAAGATCGTATTCCGTCGTTGCGAAAAAAGCGAAAAAGAAAAGCGAATAAAAAATTTCTTTTGCTCGTTGCGATCTTCTTGCTCGTTCTTCTTGCGTTGCTGTACTTCCAATCGCCGTTAAGTGATGTTCATAAGATTTCTGTAAATGATACGACCTTGAATGATCGTGAGGTTTATGTAGAACGAAGCGGGTTATATGTCGGGCAGTCATTTTGGGGTTTTAGAACAAAAGATATCGAAGAAAATATATTATCCATCACTGGTGTGAAAGAAGTATCGGTACGTAGGGATAATTGGAATGATGTGTCGATTACAGTTACAGAATGGCAACCGGTAGCATATATAGAAAATAAAGTACAGTATGATTTATTGTTGGAAAATGGCGATCGAATGGAAACGGATGATCCGGAAGCGCTGTTACATGCACCTATCCTGTCGGGTTTTTCCGATCCGGCAATCATTGAACGAATGATTGAGCAACTTCAGGAGCTAGACGCTACTGTATTTACACTAATATCTGAGCTGCATTATAAAGGACAAAATAAAATAGAAGCATTTATGAATGATGGTTATGAAGTGCATGCAACTATACACGGATTTGCAGATAAAATGTCATACTATCCGGACATCATCGCGCAATTGCCTAAAGAAGAAAAAGGGATATTGGATATGGAGATAGGAGTGTACTTCAAAACGTTCACAGACTATTATAAAGAACCTGAACCCGATGTCTTAGAAGAAGACAAACCTGTTGGAAAACCTGTTGAAATTGAAGGAGCAAACATTGAAAGTGAAAGCGGACAGGAGGGAGAAAGTGAATAGTAATCGGAAGGCAGCTAGAGAAAAACGTGGCAAGCAACTACTAT encodes:
- a CDS encoding cell division protein FtsQ/DivIB, translated to MEKVIDIEDRIPSLRKKRKRKANKKFLLLVAIFLLVLLALLYFQSPLSDVHKISVNDTTLNDREVYVERSGLYVGQSFWGFRTKDIEENILSITGVKEVSVRRDNWNDVSITVTEWQPVAYIENKVQYDLLLENGDRMETDDPEALLHAPILSGFSDPAIIERMIEQLQELDATVFTLISELHYKGQNKIEAFMNDGYEVHATIHGFADKMSYYPDIIAQLPKEEKGILDMEIGVYFKTFTDYYKEPEPDVLEEDKPVGKPVEIEGANIESESGQEGESE
- the ftsW gene encoding putative lipid II flippase FtsW, with amino-acid sequence MRTLERTYRTVFLLSALLLSVIGLVFVQSAGSYWGEVHYQNSSPFIVKQAVYMIISLTIAYGLYRSPLTSHPTFWTYFYIGSILMLMAVLIPGIGVVRNGSQSWIALGPLSIQPAEFVKVALLGKLASSMKKDKKKSLHWQHFALILLPATLIMLQPDLGSAVIMIVSAFVILFLAGYPLSFFIFLFISGVVAFIGLILAAPYRLDRIKSYIDPWNDPLGTGFQSIQSLFAIAPGGLFGHGLGNSRQKFLYLPEPQNDFIFSIIAEEIGFIGATTVILLFILLLASSFAIAIRLTNWNSFLLVSGMISMIMFQTFLNMGVVSGLLPVTGVTLPFISYGGSSLLTTWLAVGTILHFSKGKEQG